The Oscillatoria acuminata PCC 6304 genomic interval ATCCCGAAAACCTACTAGAAATCCGTGGTGGTGTAAAAAATCATGGACAAAAAATGAAGGATGTTTACTTATTTAGTGTTCCTTTGCCTCATCCTTATGAACCCCTGATTTTATTGTACGATCGCGGGGGAATTTTCTACTCGGAACATCGATTTTTTTGCTTTGAGGATGCTGCGGTTCCCAGAGGGACATGGAGAGAACATTGGCAACCCGAGGCTGCGGTTTGTCAACTGAATGCAGAAGCGTTGGACAATTTAGATGGCAATTTTGAAGAAAATCGTTTCACGGCTGAATGCTAGGGTCAATCGGTGACATTTGCCGCAGGAGTGCGATCGCCCTCTCCCCACCCATCCCATTGACAATCTGTAATAGCCCGTTGATTTATCCCAGGAGCGATCGCCTCCAACTCCCTGCTCTATCCGCTAACATCACCGTAGCCAGTTCAGAACCCCAGAATCATGAGCGTTACCATTCCCGATGAAATCCTGGAAGCGGCACAAATAACTGAGGCTGAGTTAAAGCAGGAAATTGCTATGCTGCTTTTTCAACAACAAAAGCTCTCTCTGGTCCAAGCCAGCCAGTTAGCTGGGATGCCACGAGTTTTGTTTGAAGAGTGGCTGATTTCCCGCAATATTCCCCCTTATTCTTATGAAATAGAAGATTATGAATTGGATATTAAAAATCTCAAGGAATTGGGGGATTTGTGACAGTCGTTAGCAACACTTCACCGATTACAAATCTGGCGGCATTCCCCACCTATGCCATTAAAACTCTCTAATAGCCAGTTGATTTATCCCGGGAGCGATCGCCCCCAAGGGTCTTTTCCTTTGAACTGAACCGTTTCTCTGTGTCGGAGGCGATCGCCGCCCCTGTTTTCCCTGATTATACTTTCACGCTGCGTCACGCCACGGGGGAGAGTGGATCCAAAAAATTGCGGTCTGGACTGCTGAACTCCAAACCAGAATAAGATAAAGTAATCAAATACTAAATCTTATCTTGATGTTGCTATGACCCCTGCTTTTCTTCAACGTCTGCATAGTCCCGATCGCCCGGTTCTGGTTTTTGATGGGGCGATGGGGACCAGTCTGCAATTTCAAAACCTGACTGCTGATGACTTTGGCGGTAAGGACTTTGAAGGCTGTAACGAATATCTCGTCTATACGAAGCCGGAAGCGGTGAAAATTGTCCATCGCGGGTTCCTGGAAGCCGGTGCCGATGTGATTGAAACGGACACCTTTGGCGGGACTTCCATTGTCTTGGCAGAATATGACCTCGGCGATCGCGCTTATGAACTGAATAAAACGGCTGCGGAATTGGCTAAAAGCGTGGCTGCGGAATATTCTACCCCGGAAAAGCCTCGATTTGTGGCGGGTTCCATCGGTCCCGGGACGAAATTGCCGACTCTTGGACATATTGAGTTTGATACCCTGAAAAATGCTTTTAGTGAACAAGCGGAGGGTCTAATTGATGGCGGGGTTGATTTATTAATTGTGGAAACTTGTCAGGATGTGTTGCAAATTAAAGCAGCATTGAATGGCATTGAAGCGGTTTTTGATAAAAGAGGTCAACGGTTACCTTTGATGGTTTCTATCACGATGGAAGTGATGGGGACAATGTTGGTGGGTTCGGATATTAGTGCAGCGTTGGCTATTTTAGAACCCTATCCCATTGATATTTTGGGTCTCAATTGTGCCACGGGTCCGGCTCAAATGAAGGAACATATCCGGTATTTGGCTGAAAATTCGCCGTTTGTGGTGTCTTGTATTCCGAATGCTGGGTTACCGGAAAATATTGGGGGACAGGCGCATTACCGATTGACGCCGATGGAGTTGCGGATGGCGTTGATGCACTTTGTGGAAGATTTGGGAGTGCAGGTGATTGGGGGGTGTTGTGGAACCCAAGCGCCTCACATTGCCCAGTTAGCGGAATTGTCTCAGAGTTTGAAGCCGAAGGAGCGATCGGTGCGGGTTTGGGGTGAGAAAGGCAGTCCCCCGCCTCGCAATTTGTTCCAATATACTCCGGCTGCAGCTTCGATTTATAGTGCTCAACCATATACACAGGATAACTCGTTCCTGATTGTCGGAGAACGGCTGAATGCCAGCGGTTCTAAGAAGTGCCGGGAGATGCTGAATGCGGAAGATTGGGATGGATTGGTGGCCCTGGGACGGGAACAAGTGCGAGAAGGCGCTCACATTTTGGATGTGAACGTAGACTATGTGGGACGGGATGGAGTGCGAGATATGCACGAGTTGGTGTCCCGGTTGGTGACGAATGTCACCCTGCCTCTGATGCTGGATTCCACGGAATGGGAGAAGATGGAGGCGGGGTTAAAAGTCGCCGGGGGTAAGTGTTTAATGAACTCCACCAACTTTGAAGATGGGGAACCCCGGTTTTACAAAGTGCTAGATTTAGCGAAGCAGTATGGTGCGGGGGTGGTTGTGGGGACGATTGATGAGGAGGGGATGGCGCGGACTGCCGATCGCAAGTTTGAAATTGCCAAACGTGCATATGATGCGGCGATCGCATACGGGGTCCCCGCCCATGAATTGTTTTTTGATACCCTGGCATTACCGATTTCTACCGGGATTGAAGAAGATCGAGAGAATGGCAAAGCAACCATTGAATCAATTCGCCGCATTCGGGAAGAACTGCCCGGTTGTCATATTTTGTTAGGGGTTTCTAATATTTCCTTCGGCTTAAATCCGGCAGCGCGACAAGTGCTCAATTCGGTGTTTTTGCATGAAGCGATGCAGGTAGGGTTAGATAGCGCCATTGTCAGCGCCAGCAAGATTTTACCCTTGGCGAAAATTGACCCGGAACAGCAACAAGTCTGCCGGGATTTGATTTACGATCGCCGTCGGTTTGAGGGGGATGTTTGCATTTATGACCCCCTGGCGAAAGTCACGGAATTTTTCCAAGGAAAAACCACGAAGCGGGACCGTTCGATTGATGCCAGTTTGCCCATTGAAGAACGGCTCAAAAATCACATTATTGATGGTGAACGGATTGGATTGACCGATGCCCTTACCCTAGCGTTAGAAACCTATCCTCCCCTGACGATTATTAATCAATATCTCTTGGATGGGATGAAGGTTGTCGGGGAATTGTTCGGTTCGGGACAAATGCAATTACCCTTTGTGTTGCAATCGGCGGAAACGATGAAAGCAGCGGTGGCTTATCTTGAACCCTTTATGGAAAAAGGAGGGTCTGAAGAGGAGGGGAAAGATAATGCAAAAGGCACGGTAGTCATTGCCACGGTGAAAGGCGATGTTCACGAT includes:
- a CDS encoding UPF0175 family protein, with the protein product MSVTIPDEILEAAQITEAELKQEIAMLLFQQQKLSLVQASQLAGMPRVLFEEWLISRNIPPYSYEIEDYELDIKNLKELGDL
- the metH gene encoding methionine synthase translates to MTPAFLQRLHSPDRPVLVFDGAMGTSLQFQNLTADDFGGKDFEGCNEYLVYTKPEAVKIVHRGFLEAGADVIETDTFGGTSIVLAEYDLGDRAYELNKTAAELAKSVAAEYSTPEKPRFVAGSIGPGTKLPTLGHIEFDTLKNAFSEQAEGLIDGGVDLLIVETCQDVLQIKAALNGIEAVFDKRGQRLPLMVSITMEVMGTMLVGSDISAALAILEPYPIDILGLNCATGPAQMKEHIRYLAENSPFVVSCIPNAGLPENIGGQAHYRLTPMELRMALMHFVEDLGVQVIGGCCGTQAPHIAQLAELSQSLKPKERSVRVWGEKGSPPPRNLFQYTPAAASIYSAQPYTQDNSFLIVGERLNASGSKKCREMLNAEDWDGLVALGREQVREGAHILDVNVDYVGRDGVRDMHELVSRLVTNVTLPLMLDSTEWEKMEAGLKVAGGKCLMNSTNFEDGEPRFYKVLDLAKQYGAGVVVGTIDEEGMARTADRKFEIAKRAYDAAIAYGVPAHELFFDTLALPISTGIEEDRENGKATIESIRRIREELPGCHILLGVSNISFGLNPAARQVLNSVFLHEAMQVGLDSAIVSASKILPLAKIDPEQQQVCRDLIYDRRRFEGDVCIYDPLAKVTEFFQGKTTKRDRSIDASLPIEERLKNHIIDGERIGLTDALTLALETYPPLTIINQYLLDGMKVVGELFGSGQMQLPFVLQSAETMKAAVAYLEPFMEKGGSEEEGKDNAKGTVVIATVKGDVHDIGKNLVDIILTNNGYRVINLGIKQPVENIIQAYQEHRADCIAMSGLLVKSTAFMKENLEVFNERGISVPVILGGAALTPKFVHEDCQNTYKGQVVYGKDAFSDLHFMDKLMPAKAAENWDDFTGFLDEAEAKGKASLATSENGEKLEKATPKSQEPAEIDTRRSDAVAIDIERPTPPFWGTKVLQPEDIPLEELFEYLDLQALFVGQWQFRKPQGQSREEYDAFLAETVHPILANWKERVFSENLLHPQAVYGYFPCQAEGNSLLIYQPEEGEKGAVTEPIATFEFPRQKSMRRLCIADFFAPKETGHIDVFPMHAVTVGEVATEYAKQLFDGDRYTDYLYFHGMAVQTAEAIAEWLHARIRRELGFASEEPDNIREILQQRYRGSRYSFGYPACPNMQDQYKQLDLLGSDRINLYMDESEQLYPEQSTTAIVTYHPVAKYFSA